DNA sequence from the Homalodisca vitripennis isolate AUS2020 unplaced genomic scaffold, UT_GWSS_2.1 ScUCBcl_179;HRSCAF=1516, whole genome shotgun sequence genome:
TCCAATTCTTGTTTGTTGACGGTACAAACGCACATTGTCAAGTATGACATCGAATGGAATTTTGCTCGCCATACTTGAAGCTATTCTTTTTCTCTCTTCTAGTGATAAGTTCAAGTGTGCCAAGTCAGTTTTGTGCCCTACGTGACTGGGAAAATACACCGCTGTTACCTTCCCGTCATTAAAATAGGTAACCCTAATGCCACAAGGACAATATCCATTTATTTTCCTCGTACCTTGAATTTTTAGTTCTCTTTTTCTAGTTTCCTTAGAAGGTTTTGGGTTAAAAACCCCAGACCTACTACAATGCAAATGACTTTTTATAACTGTATCGCTGTTAGTTTTAATTGGATCGGATGTTTTCTTTACAAAGCAGGTTTTAGAAATGCGCTCAGTTTCTTTCAACCACAAGTCAAATGCGTTCACACTCTCAAAATACAAGGTCTCTCGTTTCAAATTTATATCATGCACAACTGAGCAGTGATGATCAAAATCTTCAAGTTTAGTAGCAACATTTTGACATATTGGACAGCGAAAATTTCCTTTCATGTCCTTTTTTATATCTACATTATGTACATTTCTCATATGCcgttttcaaacaaaattgtcTGTTAAATACTTTGTCGCAgaatctacaaataaaatttggaGGCATActgattaaaatagtaaatttaaaaaaaaacactaataaatattactacaacAATTTCTACATAAATCCCATACACTCTAAAGTACACTATTTACAACTACCGAATGATATACACACATACGCCAAAAGAACAAGGTTTGCAGTATTTGctggtgtggggggggggtgacGATTGTTGCAACAAAACACTACGACGCGACGTCTCGCTAAAACAGAACTAAAACTGCTCTACCGGTACTTATTTACCTACTTGAAGATTAAAGCGTTAACCATGAAACACTGTAACTACACTACATGTTTGCAACAgtcaaaacaattaatacaaaatactacaccaactaaataatatacatgcagaaaaaattgtacacaaacaattaattagtttcacTGACAGATCGCAATGGCTTGATCTTTTAAGCCCCCCACACACCTTCGAACATTTCACCCAACCTGACCTGGCGTCGTACCCAACGCCCAACCTGTCAAGTTAGACGTTTACCCCCACACTGTCGAACGTGCGATCGAGCAGGTTGGGTGTCTTGTCAGTTGTATTATGGATTTCGAGACAAGTGTAGCTGTTTGTGCTGGCGCTTTTTGTCTGAAAcgacaaaagaagaaaaaagatcGACGCTTGTGGtctaaaaaatggtttttggaCCGGAGTAAGTTTAGCCATATGTCGCTTCTTGCTGAACTTGCCATTAGTGAGCCTCAAGACTTCAAAAATTATCTAAGGATGAGCGAGGAAAGCTTTGAATATCTATTCGGAATACTGTGTGAGCACATAGAAAAAAAAAGATAGCCTTTTGAGAACCTCAATTCCTGCAAAAGAACGTCTTGCAGCCACTCTCCAGTTTCTAGCCAGTGGTAGGAGCTACGAGAATCTGAAGTTTAGTTGTGCAATATCTCCGCAAGCACTAGGAAAAATCATACCAGAAACTTGTGCAGCTATTTTTGATGTTCTAAAGGAAGATTTCATAAAggtaagtacaaatatttgttaattagttttaactcactcttttcttcttacattattataatccataatttacacaattgttttttGAGCGCAAAATTGGTTATTGTCGCGCGAGAATAAAGCAGGAGGGTACGAAATGAGTATAACCATCTTCCGAGAGCGACAATAACCTATTTTGCTTCAAATTTATCCTATtacgttattacttattttttaggtctaaaaaaacacacataatttcagaaaaaaaattattttcaaatctatcttttataaacttttcaaaaacatcaaatttaaagtcatcaaataacaaaaaaaaagctGTAACAGAAGATGCTGTTGTCAATGTAAtagcctattataaaacaaaacgaaCAAACAAAGATGAAAAAGCAACTTATTATACATTGTCCTCGCTGACACCGGGTAGATTCAAATACTGTTTGAGTTCATTCCGAACTTCTTGTTGAGCAGTTTTTTCTTGAATCGCTAGTGCTTGACCTGCGGTAGGTTTAGTTGCTGCCGTTTGACTTTGAGCAGGTTCTGGTAAAGAAAAATTCTTAGGACAACGTACAGTTTGAGGTGAAATATCTACTTTTTGTTGCTGTACATGTTTTTTGCTGTACTTGTTGTTGTAGATGTTGTCGTTGTACCTGATGTTGAGTAGGGTTGATTTGGCTTTGCACATAATATGGGTCAAAACTGAATGTCTGATGTTGATAATTTTGATCTTGTAAGAAATATTCAGCGTCAGCCGGCCTATACGGATATGGATTGTTGTTTTGATTAGTGTCCATAAAATGGTTAAGTGATGGTATATTCCGTTGGGTTGGCTGTTGTTCTGTCAATATGGCCGCAGATGCTTTCAAACTGCCTAACTTACCGTGGAACAAAACATCAGATATAAGCTTTTCTGCAATTACTTGTTGTTGACGGTCCATATCTTCCAGTTGGAAGCCCACGTTGTTTCCAAAAGCCCGGAACTTATTCTGATTACATAGGACAGACGTAGCTGTATCCAAAAATCGTTCttgtttcttttcaaaatcaGATATCTTTTTTCGGTTTGTTCGAGTAGTTGATCCTGGGTTAGACCTACTTGATACTGATGGGCGACTTACTGGTGTACTTGATGGTGATGGGCGTATATCAGCGTGTATCCCTGTAGATGCGTCATCTTGAGcctgtaaaaaacacaaaaactgggtttaaaacagttatatataacaGCACGTCAATcaatattacctcaatataacattgttaattttaatatattataattttaacttttatgtttactttttgcaGTTTCCTTGCAATGAATCGGACTGGATGAACATAGCTGTGGACTTCAAAAAGTACTGGCAAGTTGAAAACTGTGTCGGCGCTATAGACGGAAAACACATAGCGATTCGTCAACCTCCGAAAAGTGGGTCATACTACTACAACTACAAAGGGTTCCACAGCATTGTTCTTTTTGCTGTGGTCAATGCTAATTATGAATTCATCTATGTAAATTGTGGTACTAATGGAAGAGTATCCGATGGTGGCGTACTTATGGAAACTGATTTTGGAGAGTTGCTGGAAAATAAGGAATTGCACTTGCCGTCACCAACAAGCTTCGATGACAGGAGAGACGTTTGCCTCCCTTTTACATTCCTTGGAGATGAAGCTTTTCCTCTGAAGGAAAATCTTATGAAGCCCTATCCAAACAAAGGAATCACCCACGACGAAAAGATTTTCAACTATCGGATGTGCCGTGCTAGGAGAGTGGTGGAGAATGCGTTTGGCATCTTAGCGACTCGATTTAGAGTCCTTCTTTCGACAATGAATGTTAGTGTAGAGAGGGCAGAAATCATTGTTTTGGCGTgttgtactttacataattttctacGCCAGAAAAGTCCAACCTACCTAACTCAAAGTAGTGTGGATTGGGAGGACACTTCAGCAGGCCAGTTAAATGAGGGTGAGTGGAGGCAGAACACGCAAGAACTTCTTGGGTTTAAAAGAATGAGGCGGGATGGCAGAGAACAATCAATTGCCAATGCAGTTCGAGGTTGGTATAAAAGTTTCTATAACAACGAAGGAAGTGTTGATTTCCAAGAAAAAATGATTAATAAGCGTTGACAGTTCGGTATTGAGTGTAAACAAGTGCGATGATAtagttaacaacaacaaaaattataaaatatgttgattttgCTATGTAGTCCTATCTTTTTCAATTTGATAACTAAATATTggtgaactttgtacattttttctaattcGTTTAGATACCATAACtgtgtcttatttatattttaattcgctaactttggaaaaaagcaatgttgtagtttatttaattatattgaacttagaaaaaaactaaagtgtATTTGTTTTCCCTTTAACGTATgcctaaatattactgtattgcaattatatattgcaattttgattaatatattcattcttgaaatttaacttttattatgtaaacttattagataaaaaattaacttatattaccCTTCAAACATGTGCCAAAGAGCTTTTTGTCACCcacgatatttttaatattgaggtaTGTTACTCTGAAGACAgttctaagtaaaaataaataggaagGTAGATAGAAGTAAAACCAAAACAGATGAAATTCCTAGGAAATATACGCGTTTATTCATCACCATGAGCAATGCTCAAGGCTACACCTCTGTGGGGTTAAGTTAAATGATTGAATATCTATAAATGTTAGAAAACTTGCACAACATTAACACGCAAAGGATATGAGTTTtatcctaattatttattattatttatttatcataattattaaatagtttttatcttggGGGCAAAATTATAGTCTATTGCAACGTACTACGAAATTAAggaataaagttgaatttttcaaacatcattgacataatgttatactgtttatatatataaattagttttgtgctgtttttaactttaatataatttattgtaatctaaCTTAACCGTACGAGGTGTTGTCCAAATAATGACCTAGCGCTCAATCCTAAgtaaaaataaggaaagtaataaacagtaaattggtAACAATTAAACTGACACTTACTTTGGTTATTTCGTCCTGCGTTTCCGCTTCCACGTCGTCCActccttcttcatcttcttcaagGGACGCAATACTTCTGGATCTTTTGCCGATCGAAGATACACCTTTCCTGACTACCTCTTGGTCTGTTATGAAAAGCAGTAAATCAAAATACCAAAGAGATGGTTCATACACATCATCCTGACCACTTCCGGTAATCTTTGATTTTTCAACCTTTTTCAGCTCTCTTCGGAACGATGCCCTCAAGGTTTCGATTTTGGATTTGACAAATTTCTCGTCGCAATCCGGATTAACTTCCTTGCATTTTTCAACGAGAACGGAATATCCttcttttctgatatttttgttggaataatttttactttttatgtccCATAAAGCTCGTTGCTCcctataaagttcaataaactcACACCAAAATGGTTTATTATCGTTAAACGACATTATGAAACTGGCCT
Encoded proteins:
- the LOC124370434 gene encoding uncharacterized protein LOC124370434 — its product is MSFNDNKPFWCEFIELYREQRALWDIKSKNYSNKNIRKEGYSVLVEKCKEVNPDCDEKFVKSKIETLRASFRRELKKVEKSKITGSGQDDVYEPSLWYFDLLLFITDQEVVRKGVSSIGKRSRSIASLEEDEEGVDDVEAETQDEITKAQDDASTGIHADIRPSPSSTPVSRPSVSSRSNPGSTTRTNRKKISDFEKKQERFLDTATSVLCNQNKFRAFGNNVGFQLEDMDRQQQVIAEKLISDVLFHGKLGSLKASAAILTEQQPTQRNIPSLNHFMDTNQNNNPYPYRPADAEYFLQDQNYQHQTFSFDPYYVQSQINPTQHQVQRQHLQQQVQQKTCTATKSRYFTSNCTLS